One Molothrus ater isolate BHLD 08-10-18 breed brown headed cowbird chromosome 13, BPBGC_Mater_1.1, whole genome shotgun sequence DNA window includes the following coding sequences:
- the PCLAF gene encoding PCNA-associated factor isoform X3, which translates to MGEGEDGPRSHDTVLVARAPRKALGSGGGSSSSSVSAGPALPGRRGHQRPVGLNRVCVRPVPAWQRGISDFLQLPSKESRASDGDTPGTSGLEARPLPLDPAEEGECLEEE; encoded by the exons ATGGGTGAGGGGGAGGATGGTCCGCGCTCTCATGACACAG TGTTGGTCGCCCGCGCTCCCCGCAAGGCGCTGGGCtccggcggcggcagcagcagcagcagcgtcagcgcggggccggcgctgcccggccgGAGAG GTCACCAGCGCCCCGTGGGGCTGAACCGGGTCTGTGTGAGACCGGTGCCCGCCTGGCAAAGGGGCATCAGCgatttcctgcagctcccatccAAGGAGAGCCGGGCATCCGACGGAGACACGCCCGGGACCAGCGGCCTGGA AGCTCGGCCCCTGCCACTGGATCCTGCCGAAGAAGGAGAGTGCTTGGAGGAAGAGTAG
- the PCLAF gene encoding PCNA-associated factor isoform X2 has translation MVRALMTQCWSPALPARRWAPAAAAAAAASARGRRCPAGEADPALPAGHQRPVGLNRVCVRPVPAWQRGISDFLQLPSKESRASDGDTPGTSGLEARPLPLDPAEEGECLEEE, from the exons ATGGTCCGCGCTCTCATGACACAG TGTTGGTCGCCCGCGCTCCCCGCAAGGCGCTGGGCtccggcggcggcagcagcagcagcagcgtcagcgcggggccggcgctgcccggccgGAGAG gctgacCCAGCGCTCCCTGCAGGTCACCAGCGCCCCGTGGGGCTGAACCGGGTCTGTGTGAGACCGGTGCCCGCCTGGCAAAGGGGCATCAGCgatttcctgcagctcccatccAAGGAGAGCCGGGCATCCGACGGAGACACGCCCGGGACCAGCGGCCTGGA AGCTCGGCCCCTGCCACTGGATCCTGCCGAAGAAGGAGAGTGCTTGGAGGAAGAGTAG
- the PCLAF gene encoding PCNA-associated factor isoform X1: MALPRRGRAGQCRAGMARTKVDQRGRAFRKVLVARAPRKALGSGGGSSSSSVSAGPALPGRRGHQRPVGLNRVCVRPVPAWQRGISDFLQLPSKESRASDGDTPGTSGLEARPLPLDPAEEGECLEEE; this comes from the exons ATGGCGCTGCcgaggcggggccgggccgggcagtgCCGGGCCGGGATGGCGCGGACCAAGGTGGATCAGCGTGGTCGTGCCTTCCGCAAGG TGTTGGTCGCCCGCGCTCCCCGCAAGGCGCTGGGCtccggcggcggcagcagcagcagcagcgtcagcgcggggccggcgctgcccggccgGAGAG GTCACCAGCGCCCCGTGGGGCTGAACCGGGTCTGTGTGAGACCGGTGCCCGCCTGGCAAAGGGGCATCAGCgatttcctgcagctcccatccAAGGAGAGCCGGGCATCCGACGGAGACACGCCCGGGACCAGCGGCCTGGA AGCTCGGCCCCTGCCACTGGATCCTGCCGAAGAAGGAGAGTGCTTGGAGGAAGAGTAG